GAGACAAGCAGCAGGATGGTCGACAAAGCTGTCAGCAGGCAGGCGATGCGAGGAATCATGGAAATTCTCCTTTTCTGCAGGTACGTGTTTGTTCCCGGTTTTGGTTTTGTGTGTCGACACCCACGAGCGCTTAAATCTTAGCGCAAACTAAGCAGACCTCAAGAATCTGATAAATTATTCATTGGATTTCCCGGGGATGGTTGGCTTGAAATCTGCATTAATTTTCCGGTTCGATAACTATTTTTTTGACAGTTTAGCTTTCGGTTTTCAATAGAGCGGGGTTTTAGAGGGATGGGTCTGGCAGTTGACAGAAAAGCGGGTTGCGAAGCGCTGATTGGTGAGGCCTATTTCCGTTCGATCGAGCTTTTGCGGCACAATTCGGTTGCGGAAGGAGTGCTGGCCTGTTCTCCCGGCCCAAGAGCTAAAGAACGCAACTATGACTGTATTTTCGGGCGTGATGCCGCCATCTGCGCCTTGGGGATGTTTGCCTCCCGGGAGCCGGATCTGGTGACCGTCGCCCGCAATGGTTTGCGAACGCTGGCGCAATACCAGGGAACCAACGGGCAGATTCCGAAGTTCGTGAACCCTCATCGGGGAGAGGCGGATTTCTGGTATACGGGGTGTATCGATGCCACCCTCTGGTGGCTGATTGCTCTGCGTCTGCATGACCGCTTTTTCCCCGAAACCTGTCTTGAAGCTGAATTGCAGATGAACGTGCAGCGTGCCTGGCACTGGCTGCTCTGCCAGGAACACCAGGGCTGGTACCTGCTCCAGCAGAACGAGGCGAGCGATTGGGCCGATATCATGCCTCGGTCGGGTTTTGTCCTTTACACCAACGCCCTCTGGTATTGGGCCAAGTCTCTGTATGAACAGCCAACGGCAAGAGCCACCCGTGATTTCGCCAATTCCATTTTTTACCCCTTCCATCCGGCCGCCTCGGAACACCGCCGGGTTCGCCTGCTTGGGGAGTATGTACGCAATGCCTGCCAACAGGATGATTTCTACCTGAGTTTCGTCAATCTCTCCTTCTGGGGCGATGAGATCGATACCTTCGGCAATGTTCTGAGCGCTCTGACCGGATTGGCCGACCGGTCCCGCAGCGATCGAATCGCCTCGTCCCTGGTGGATCTGGGCGTCCACCGACCCTGGCCGCTGCGGGTGGTGGCCCGTCCCATCGGAGAAAACCACTCTTTGTGGCGGCCGTATATGCAGCGCCACGGTCAGAATTTTCCCTTTCAATACCACAACGGCGGCAGCTGGCCTTTTGTCGGGGGATTCTGGGTTCTTCTGCTGCAGAAGCTGGGGAGGGACAAGGACGCCTGGGAGGAGCTCGAGCAGCTGGCCCTCGCCAACCGTTGCGAGGATTGGCAGTTCAACGAATGGTTCCACGGGGAGAGCGGTGTGCCCCTGGGCATGGTCGGCCAGTCCTGGAATGCCGCTCTGTTCATCCTGGCCTGTCAGTCCCTCAATGGCAAGCTGGATTTCATCATTTAGTCATCCGGGTCTGCGATCGAGTGTCAAAATATTGGACGGTTTTCTGTCCCTTTTTCAAGTTGGCCTCGTCAACGGCGGGTGCCTCCAGGAGACAGGAGGCCGTCAGGCGCGTAAATAGTCTGAATGACTTCAGATTCTGAGCGAAAAATTTCCCGTCCGGTCTCTTCAATTTTTTGGCTCACTTCTTGATTAAAGCACGGCAGGTAAACCAGGTATGAAAAAACACCCCCTAAGGACTGAACGGTTTTGATGCGCTTCACCGTCTCCCAGAAAATTGCTGCCGGCTATCTGCTGATCGCTTTCTTTTCGCTGGCCGCCCTCATCTATGCCTTGACCGCCCTCAGCCGGTTGACAAGTCAATCGGAGCAGCTGGTGGCTGTCGAATTCAAGGCTCTCGGTCTGATGCAGGACCTGGCCAGAAGTCTGCAGGATCAGGAGCGCCTGGAAAGACAGGTTCTGATCCTGCGGGACGCATCCATGATCCCTCTGCTGACCAGACGGAACCTGGAAAGCGACGAGATCTGGAAGCGGCTGCAGCAGATTCCCCGTTCGGGCAGTATGAATGGGGTTGCGAATACCTACGCCGCTTTTCGCAAGGCTCAGGGCGATATCGAGGTTCTGCTGGAAGATGGCAGATGGCAGGAGGCGGAACAGCGTTCCCTGGAGGTTATCGCTCCCCGGCGGGAAGGCCTGATCCGAATCATGGAAGTTCTGCGCCAGAGCCAGGAAAACAGCATGAACGAAATCCTGCAATCCCTTCCGATGGGCATCAAGGACACCTACCGTCTGACCTTTGCCCTGGCTTTTGCAGGAGTCGCTTTTGCCGGACTGGTGGCGACGGGGATCATACTGAAAATTCACCGGTCCGTCGCCCGTCTCACCGGAGCGACGAAAGCTATCGCCACTGGATGTTTCGACTACCCCCTGGATATCGACGGGAAGGATGAGTTCAGCCGACTGGCTCGGGAATTTGCCGAAATGGGCCAAAAACTCAGGGACCTGCAGAAGATACATCTGGATGCCAATCCGCTGACGCGTCTGCCCGGCAATTTGACCATCGAGCGGGAGCTGAACGATCGGATCACCAGCGGAAGACCCTTTGCCCACATCTACATCGATCTGGATTATTTCAAGGCCTACAACGACCGTTACGGCTACCATTCAGGCAGCAGCATCATCTCCCGCGTCGGCGCAATGATCCAGGAGATCGTCAGGGGGCTCGGCAACGAGGGGGATCTGATCGGCCATGTCGGTGGAGACGACTATGTCGTTCTGAGCACCCCGAATAAGGCGGAAGCTATCGCTGCGGAACTGATCCGCCGGTTTGACCTGATCGTTCCCGAATTCTATAATGAAGAGGATCGCAACGCCGGGTTCTTTATCGAAAAGGACCGCTATGGTGAAGAGCGCCGATTCCCTCTGCTGTCCATGTCCATCGCCATCGTCTGTACCGATAACCTGCGAAAACCCACCGCCGAAGCCATCGGCAGGGAATGCGCCAAGATCAAGGAGCATTTGAAGAAACTTCCGGGCAGCAATTACCTTCTTGACCGTCGGGAGAGGCGATGAGTATGCGACTTTTGCTCTGCATCCTGCTGTTGATCGTT
The genomic region above belongs to Syntrophotaleaceae bacterium and contains:
- a CDS encoding glycoside hydrolase 100 family protein, whose protein sequence is MGLAVDRKAGCEALIGEAYFRSIELLRHNSVAEGVLACSPGPRAKERNYDCIFGRDAAICALGMFASREPDLVTVARNGLRTLAQYQGTNGQIPKFVNPHRGEADFWYTGCIDATLWWLIALRLHDRFFPETCLEAELQMNVQRAWHWLLCQEHQGWYLLQQNEASDWADIMPRSGFVLYTNALWYWAKSLYEQPTARATRDFANSIFYPFHPAASEHRRVRLLGEYVRNACQQDDFYLSFVNLSFWGDEIDTFGNVLSALTGLADRSRSDRIASSLVDLGVHRPWPLRVVARPIGENHSLWRPYMQRHGQNFPFQYHNGGSWPFVGGFWVLLLQKLGRDKDAWEELEQLALANRCEDWQFNEWFHGESGVPLGMVGQSWNAALFILACQSLNGKLDFII
- a CDS encoding diguanylate cyclase, yielding MRFTVSQKIAAGYLLIAFFSLAALIYALTALSRLTSQSEQLVAVEFKALGLMQDLARSLQDQERLERQVLILRDASMIPLLTRRNLESDEIWKRLQQIPRSGSMNGVANTYAAFRKAQGDIEVLLEDGRWQEAEQRSLEVIAPRREGLIRIMEVLRQSQENSMNEILQSLPMGIKDTYRLTFALAFAGVAFAGLVATGIILKIHRSVARLTGATKAIATGCFDYPLDIDGKDEFSRLAREFAEMGQKLRDLQKIHLDANPLTRLPGNLTIERELNDRITSGRPFAHIYIDLDYFKAYNDRYGYHSGSSIISRVGAMIQEIVRGLGNEGDLIGHVGGDDYVVLSTPNKAEAIAAELIRRFDLIVPEFYNEEDRNAGFFIEKDRYGEERRFPLLSMSIAIVCTDNLRKPTAEAIGRECAKIKEHLKKLPGSNYLLDRRERR